The DNA region GGCAATCTTTTCAGCCAGTTTCTGGTTTTCGGCAGTTAGGGTTTCAACCTCCTTCATCAAATCGGTCGGGAGCTGATCCATAAGAAATTTGGTATTACTGTCGCAGGTGGTTTCAATTTCCTGCTTTGCTTTCTCGCACTCGTCCAGCAATTTCTTCTGCTGTTCAAATTTGTATTTACATAGAGCGGGCGAGTCTTTGGCTTCAACCATATTCTGACATTCCGCGAGCTGCTTCTTCAAATCAGCTATAACTTTGGCGCTGCCGGCTACAGAGGTCTTTAACGAATCAAGCTGCATTTCGCTTATCGAAATCTGTTTTTTCATCTTTTCAGCGTTCTGCTTACACTGGGCAAGAAGTTTGTTCTGTTTTTCCATCTCGTATTTGGTCTTTGCCAATTCATCCTTTAAACTGATGTTTTCAGCGGCCATAAGTCTGCCTTTTTTATCCACACCAGATGAATTCGGAGATGCCTGCTGTGATTGCTGACAGCCTGATGAAAAAAGAATAACCACGACAACGCAAAGTGTGCTGATGTATTTCATAACCTGTCCTTTAATAAAAAGTGTAATGAAAGCGAATTATAGCAGTATGTACGGTTGTGTAAAGCCATAAAAAAACGGAAGACCCTGCCGTGGCGCGTCAGAATCTTCCGTTACCTTGTGAGCTAAAAATCAAAATTTTGAGTTACGGCCCACAGTCCTGCAGTCGTTTGCTTAACTTTGCCGTAGCGAATCAAAGCAACGACCAACTCACAGAACTATTTTTTCTTTTTTGCTACTTTTTTCTTAGCTTTTTTCTTTGCCATTCTCGTTCACCTCCTTTCGGAATTAGGTTCGAATGAGAATTTTCACAGATTTCATACAAGGTGTCAAATGATTTTCGTCATAAGTACATCTCTATAACAAGTTTATCGACAAATAAATACAAATTTCTTTACAAAAATTCAAAAATCACCAAGTTAAATCGCATACACAAGATTTTTGTAAGCAAAAATAAATTCAAATTTAAAAACTTTACGCACAGTTTTTTATTTTCCAACAGATGCGATAACAGAGAAAACCGTGAATATTTTAACAAAATCAAAGATTTTTTCATTAACAAGAAAAGATTTAGAATTTACAACTACGAAAAAAACAAAACTCACAGCAAACATTCGACACTAACAATTGTCATCGCAAAAATTTATGTTAAAATGAAAAAAGGTTATGCAAAATATTCCAGCAGAAGAAAAAATTTTAAATTTTATTTATAGTTTTCAACAGTTTGGTTGTTAGATATTATGACGAAAGAAAAAATAATACTGTTCGGCGGCACATTTGACCCAATACATAACGGTCATATCGAAGTCGCAATCTGCGCAATGGAAAAAATCTGTGCAAGCAAATTTTTTTTCATCCCTGCAAGACGTTCTCCGCTCAAAAACAAACAGCCGGTCGCTTATGACACTGACAGAATAGCAATGATACAACTGGCTATCGAACGGAATAAAGACTTTGAGATAAGCAATGTGGAGATGAATCGAGCCGAGCCAAGTTACACAATCGATACCATCCGGCAATTACACGAAAAATTAGGCGAAAATTGCGAATTCTACTGGCTTATCGGCGCTGATATGCTCAAAGACCTGCCTTTATGGCACGAAATCAACGATTTATTGAGCGAGTGCAATATCTGTGTGATGAATCGAGGTGGTTATCAAAAGCCCAATTTCGACAGCCTGCGAGGAAGATTAAGCCCTGAACATATCGCAAACCTTAAAAAAAATATGCTCGAAACGCCAATGCTCGAAATCAGCAGTACGGAAATACGCAAACAACTTGTTGACGAACAGGATGTAAGTAAATTTCTGCCCCCGGCAGTGATAGATTATATCAAACGACGCAAACTGTATATTCCCAACGATTAATCCGAAAATATCATTCACAGGATGATTGTTATGGGAAAATCATCGCGTTGGCAAATTCGTTTTGGAAATCAAAATCCGCGGACAGTTCTATATGCTCCGTCTGGTCAGCTAAATCTTGTGTTTTCTTTCTGGCATCAAGTGAAAGTAACGCCATTTTAGCGCCGGCAAGCGATGTATTGCCAATAAACGAAATCTTTTCATGGCTTACATCAGCAGGCAGCAAACCGATACACTGGGCGTGATTTCTGCGAATAAAGCTGCCAAAACCGCCGGCGACAAGAACACGTTTCAAATCCGACGACTTAATATCAGCTTTTTTCAGCATAATACTTATTCCAGCACGTATCGCACCGACAGCAAGCTGAATCTGGCGGATGTCCCTCTGCGTAATTTTTACTTTTGGGGCAAGTTCAATTTCTTCGCCTGTCATTCGGCCGGTACAATCAACTACGCCGGCGTTAAGAAATTCTGCCATCATATCTATAAGGCCGCTGCCGCAAATGCCGACAGGTTTAGTATCGCCGATGACATTGCAAATGAATTTATTTTCGTTATTATCGAAGTTGACCTTCTCAATAGCGCCGGACATCGCACGCATACCGCAAGATATGCCCGCCCCTTCAAACGCAGGGCCGGCGGCAGTCGATGCGGCGAAAATTTTATTGTCGTTGACCAGCACTATTTCGCCATTTGTACCAATATCTATCATCAGCAAAGGCTGCGGCTGGTTGAGCAAATCCACGGCGAGCATGCCGGCTGAAATGTCTCCGCCGACAAAGCCGCCAATAACCGGAAAAATATAAATCACGCCCTGGGGATTAATGTGTATATCAAGCTGCGAGGCCTTTATGCTTTCGCCGCCTAACCAATTCGGCTCAAATGGCAATTGCGCCAGAGGTGCGGGGTCTATGCCGCGGAATAAATGCTGCATCGCGGTATTGCCCGCAACAGAAATTTCCAAAATATTATGATTTTTTATGCCGGCCTTTTTGCAGAGATTGTCTATCATCGAATTAATCTGCCGAATGACAGCCTTTTGCAAATTTGCAAGACCTTCGGGATTCTCGATTGAAAATTTTATCCTGCTGATAACATCGTCGCCATTAGAAATCTGCGGATTGTGGCTGCCCATCACGGCAATCTCTGTGCCGTCTTTAAGATTGACCAGAGACGCGGCCAAAGTTGTCGTGCCGATGTCAACAGCGACGCCAAAACATTCGCCGTTTTCGCACTTTCTGTCTGGTATGATTTTATGAATTATTTCCGAATCGACAACGATTTTGTCAGGGCTAAACAGCAGGGAATTTTGCGGGACCTCGATTATGGTATTCTTGTCTATCGTTCGCTGACATGCAAGGCAGTCAAATCTTTCGCCGGAAGGCTCGATAATTGTAATCTTACATTTTTTACACGTGCCCGCCCCGCCGCAAGGCGTGTCTACAATAACGCCCGCAATGGCGGCGGCTTCAATTATTTTTGTGCCGGGCAAAACATAAACGGTTCTGCCCTGCGGCTGAAAAGTAACTTTTAGTTCCATAGGATTGCCACAGAGTTCACAGAGGTATTCATTTTATTAACTCTTGTAATAAGTTTTATTGTTTTGCTGAACAGATTCGACTTTTTTCGACTTCATCAGTTCCGTGACGGCTTTCAATACTTCAAGCTTCGACAATTTCAGTCCGGCGGCAATATCATCAGCGCTGCACGGACGGCGGCGAAGCATTTCTACAATATCCTCCGAGTTGCTCGCAAAAGTTTCGCTCACAACGCCCTTGAAATCCGCAATCACTTCGGCATTGTTACCAATTCTTTTGGCTATTTCATCCAATCGCTGCGGAGTCATCGCAGCCACTTTTTCGGCAGGCGGACGGCTTACAGTATTAAGCTGGATTCTGTCAGGATTAATTTTTTTAACACACTCGGCAATTTTCGCGATTTGCTCATCACTATCATTCAGGCCGGCGATTAAGAAAACCTCCAGCCAGTACTTGCCTTTATATTCCTTTCGGAAATCAATAAGCCCCTGTAGCATTTTATCAAATGTAATTTCCGGAGCGGGTCGGTTAATCTTTTTAAGCATTTCTTCATCGCCTGCATCGAGCGACGGCATTACTATATCGGCGGCAAGCAATTCACTGCGAACTTCCGGCATCCACAGCAGCGAGCCATTCGTAATGACGGCGATGGGAACATCTGTAATCTTTTTAATTTCGGCGATTAATTTGCCACAGTGAATATACAACGTAGGTTCGCCGGAGCCTGAAAGTGTAATACAGTCCGGCTTTGTCAGCAGTTTGCCCTTCAGCTCGGCGATAATATCATCGACCGCAATCCAGCTCTGCCGTGTTGCGGTCTTTTCCGTTGTCAAACCCACCTGACAATACAGGCAGTCATACGTGCAGGTCTTGTGCGGTATAAGGTCAATGCCCAGAGACCTGCCGAGCCTGCGCGACGGAACAGGGCCGAATACATGTGCTTTGTTTTGTATTGATTTTTCTGTCATATCGCCTGAAACTCACGAGTTGTGCCGACCGAACACATAAAACAATGTTTCGGATACTGTTTTCTAAACTCCATCGCCGCTTCCGAACCTGTACAATGGCCGGGGCTGATGTTGCGAACGCCAAAACGCTCAAGGTTGTCTATAACCTTTGAAATTTTGCTTTTTCCGCTGCCGATAAGATGGAAGCCGCCCATTATCGTATGAACCTGCTGCACGCCGCTGGTTTTTGTTATATGGTCGAGTGTGTTGATAACGCCCGCGTGAGCACATCCAAAGACAACCACCAAACCGTCTTTCGTGTTGAAATAAACCGCTTGGTCATCATTCAGTTCGTCCGGCTCGGCTCCCTGGTCATCAATGAAAAAATCCTGCTCTTCAACTTCAAAACTGTTGGTTCGCGGCACCTGCCCACTGACGAAAAAGCCGGGCACAACCTCTGTCGTGTCTTTTGTCCATATAACCTGATTTTTATCAGCATGCGAAGCGATAATTTTTTTAGACCCGCCTGTTACCCCAATCGCTCTGCTCGAACCTCCGCCAAAATGATACTTCTTGTCAAGCGCATCAGGATGTATATATACTTTCGCTTTTGTCGCGATATTAAGTACCGGCTCCAAACCGCCCGTGTGGTCATAATGGCCGTGACTGATTACAATCGCGTCCGTTTCGGCAAGGTTAATGCCGAGAATTTCCGCATTGCGCAGGATAATGCCCGTCTGGCCGGTGTCGAACAGAATTTTATGTTCACCGAACTCTATCCAGAAACTTATGCCGTGCTCTGAAAGAAGGCCATCGCCTTCGGCGGTATCTTCTATAAGTGTTACAATTTTAACTTTTTTTGCCATGACGTGATAAGTATATACAATAAAGACAGATAATCAAGAGTTAAGAGTGAATAGTTAAGAGCAGCGGAATTTTATCAAATTTCAATATAGCAGGCGAAATGG from Planctomycetaceae bacterium includes:
- the nadD gene encoding nicotinate (nicotinamide) nucleotide adenylyltransferase, coding for MTKEKIILFGGTFDPIHNGHIEVAICAMEKICASKFFFIPARRSPLKNKQPVAYDTDRIAMIQLAIERNKDFEISNVEMNRAEPSYTIDTIRQLHEKLGENCEFYWLIGADMLKDLPLWHEINDLLSECNICVMNRGGYQKPNFDSLRGRLSPEHIANLKKNMLETPMLEISSTEIRKQLVDEQDVSKFLPPAVIDYIKRRKLYIPND
- a CDS encoding ASKHA domain-containing protein, which gives rise to MELKVTFQPQGRTVYVLPGTKIIEAAAIAGVIVDTPCGGAGTCKKCKITIIEPSGERFDCLACQRTIDKNTIIEVPQNSLLFSPDKIVVDSEIIHKIIPDRKCENGECFGVAVDIGTTTLAASLVNLKDGTEIAVMGSHNPQISNGDDVISRIKFSIENPEGLANLQKAVIRQINSMIDNLCKKAGIKNHNILEISVAGNTAMQHLFRGIDPAPLAQLPFEPNWLGGESIKASQLDIHINPQGVIYIFPVIGGFVGGDISAGMLAVDLLNQPQPLLMIDIGTNGEIVLVNDNKIFAASTAAGPAFEGAGISCGMRAMSGAIEKVNFDNNENKFICNVIGDTKPVGICGSGLIDMMAEFLNAGVVDCTGRMTGEEIELAPKVKITQRDIRQIQLAVGAIRAGISIMLKKADIKSSDLKRVLVAGGFGSFIRRNHAQCIGLLPADVSHEKISFIGNTSLAGAKMALLSLDARKKTQDLADQTEHIELSADFDFQNEFANAMIFP
- a CDS encoding radical SAM protein, with the protein product MTEKSIQNKAHVFGPVPSRRLGRSLGIDLIPHKTCTYDCLYCQVGLTTEKTATRQSWIAVDDIIAELKGKLLTKPDCITLSGSGEPTLYIHCGKLIAEIKKITDVPIAVITNGSLLWMPEVRSELLAADIVMPSLDAGDEEMLKKINRPAPEITFDKMLQGLIDFRKEYKGKYWLEVFLIAGLNDSDEQIAKIAECVKKINPDRIQLNTVSRPPAEKVAAMTPQRLDEIAKRIGNNAEVIADFKGVVSETFASNSEDIVEMLRRRPCSADDIAAGLKLSKLEVLKAVTELMKSKKVESVQQNNKTYYKS
- a CDS encoding MBL fold metallo-hydrolase translates to MAKKVKIVTLIEDTAEGDGLLSEHGISFWIEFGEHKILFDTGQTGIILRNAEILGINLAETDAIVISHGHYDHTGGLEPVLNIATKAKVYIHPDALDKKYHFGGGSSRAIGVTGGSKKIIASHADKNQVIWTKDTTEVVPGFFVSGQVPRTNSFEVEEQDFFIDDQGAEPDELNDDQAVYFNTKDGLVVVFGCAHAGVINTLDHITKTSGVQQVHTIMGGFHLIGSGKSKISKVIDNLERFGVRNISPGHCTGSEAAMEFRKQYPKHCFMCSVGTTREFQAI